The genomic DNA TGACCCGCGTCGGGGACGCGGTGGACCGGATCCGGACGGAACTGGGGCTGGAAACGTGCGTGAGCCTCGGGACCCTCCCCCCGCCGGACGTGGAATATCTCCTGTCGCGGGGGCTGCGGTCGGTTCACCACAACCTGGAGACGTCCCGTTCCTTCTTTCCGAAGGTGTGCACCACCCACGACTACGAAGAGGACGTGGCGGCGGTGCGGGCGGCGAAGGCCGCCGGAGCGTGGGTCTGCTGCGGTGGGATCTTCGGGTTGGGCGAGTCTCACGAAGACCGCGTGGAGCTGGCCATGACGCTGCGGGAGCTCGGGGTCGACTCCATCCCCGTCAACTTCCTGAATCCCGTCTCCGGCACGCCGTTGGAGGGGCGCAGGGAATTGGTGCCGATGGAGTGCCTTCGCGTCATCGCCATGCTGCGCCTGACGAATCCGACGCGGGAGATCATCGTCTGCGGGGGGCGCGAGGTGAACCTGCGCGACCTCCAGGCGTTGATGTTCGCCGCGGGGGCCACCGGGACGATGGTGGGGAACTACCTCACGACGGCGGGGCGTCCGGCGGAGGAGGACCTCCGGATGCTGCGCGACCTGGGCCTTTCTCCGCGTTCCTGACCCGGTCCGGGGGTTTCCCTCGATCGTCGTCCGTCGTGGGGACGGCCGCCTTTCGGGGCGCGACCACCTGGACGACGAGGAAGGAGACGAAGTAGAGCCCGAGCAGCGGCATCGCCATCAGCGTCATGTTGTAGACATCGGGCGTGGGCGTGATGATCGCGGAGAGGACCGTGCACGCCAGCAATGCGTGTCGCCAGCGGTTCCGGAAGAACGCCGGCTTCAGCCATCCGAGCTTTGCCAGGAAGAAGGCGAGGAGCGGGGCTTCGAAGGAGAGCCCGAGGGCGATCAGCATCGTACCGCAGAAGGAGATGAACTTCTTCGCGGAGATGAGCGCCCGGACGTCGCGGGTCTCGAACCCCACGAGGAAGCCGATCCCCGCCGGCAGCAGGACGAAGTAGCCCAGCAGCGCGCCGCAAACGAAGAGCGCCGCCGCGACGGCGATGACCGGGCCGCCCCACCGCCGCCATGCCGGGACGCGGGGAAGGATCAGACGTCGCCACAGCAGGTAGCCTGCGACGGGCAGGGTCAGGACGAAGGCGCAGTACAAGGAAAGGGACGCGAGGGCGATGAACCCCTCCTCCGGGGAGTAGGAGACGAGCTTCCTCCCCAGCAGGCGCACGAGCAGGAGCAGCACCCGCTCCGAGAAGGCGAAACAGAGGACGGCGAGGGCGAGGAAGAGGACGGCGCACGCCGCGATCCCCTTGCGAGCCTTGTCGACCTCGGAGATGATCGTGGTGACCCTGTTTTCCACTCTGCGGATTATCCTTCGGGACGAGGAGTCCGATCGGCCTGCGGGATCATCTTACCGCAGGGAACGGTCGACAAGGAAAGGAGACTCCCCATGGCCAGATTCGACGCCGGGTACGTCCCCCGCTCCGCGATGGCGATCTACGCCCACCCCGACGACATCGAGTTCACCGTCGCCGGGACGGTTGCGAAATGGGCAAGGGCGGGGTGCGATGTGACCTTCGTTCTCATCACGAGCGGAAACTCCGGGACGCACGACCGGAAGTACACGCGGAAGAGCCTCGCGCGGGTGCGGGAGAGGGAGGAGCGGGAATCCGCCAGGATCCTCGGCGTCGCCCGGGTCGTCTTCCTGCGCC from Deltaproteobacteria bacterium CG2_30_66_27 includes the following:
- a CDS encoding biotin synthase BioB; this encodes MEPFWERVRAQAMSGEGIGAKDALAVLSLGDDSLWRLLDVAEAVRRRFKGDGIRLCSIVNAKSGLCSEDCSFCAQSRRSSAEIGKYPLLSGEEIFREAAAAKERGAREFSIVASGLAMRNREELTRVGDAVDRIRTELGLETCVSLGTLPPPDVEYLLSRGLRSVHHNLETSRSFFPKVCTTHDYEEDVAAVRAAKAAGAWVCCGGIFGLGESHEDRVELAMTLRELGVDSIPVNFLNPVSGTPLEGRRELVPMECLRVIAMLRLTNPTREIIVCGGREVNLRDLQALMFAAGATGTMVGNYLTTAGRPAEEDLRMLRDLGLSPRS